A portion of the Anoplopoma fimbria isolate UVic2021 breed Golden Eagle Sablefish chromosome 15, Afim_UVic_2022, whole genome shotgun sequence genome contains these proteins:
- the hhipl2 gene encoding HHIP-like protein 2 yields MAASTRRPAGALGALTAAGGSRLAPDTYRARHRGFLRAVMEPWRGIYSCRGSVQTVFVRPGSAVQCDRKRTRVLLVPVRPVSAHPQCLDFEPPFRPSWHLEFCTQYEQFGCCDQKMDNTIAERYWDVIDQLEAVEHELCADMLKEIMCQECSPYAAHLYDAEDPYTPVRELPGLCFSYCSDFHAKCRHVVKYLTENQLLQDTSERDASTFCSLVDLSDRDYCYPNVLKSPDLNGNLGQVKEDPKGCLQVCLTEVANNLRNPVLMLHSGDGTHRMFIAEQVGFVWVYLRDGSRLEQPFLDLSGEVMTTPWLGDERGFLGMAFHPKYRDNGRFFIYYSIQVNSELEKVRVSEMKVSSHDMNMADDYSERTILEIVEPAANHNGGQLLFGLDGCLYIFTGDGGKAGDPFGKFGNAQNKSALLGKVLRIDVDGSDSSGKQYRIPADNPFLDDPEARPEVYAYGVRNMWRCSVDRGDPVSRYGRGRIFCGDVGQNRYEEIDIIVKGGNYGWRAKEGFECYDLKLCHNSSLNDILPIFAYSHHVGKSVTGGYVYRGCESPNLNGLYIFGDFMSGRIMALEEDKSTGNWKERSVCMGETKTCSFPGLINHHHKFIISFAEDEAGELYFLATAYPSTTSPYGTVFKFMDPSRRAPPGKCKQKPLPVKVRGKKVPFVPRELTVLDTNEKPTRPPPRTFKLTTKPTLTRSRVTTTTTAAGETTTSTAVKPKWKSLDKKMRKTNKLKPWKKNKLLKKQPAKAQTKKNTTHAST; encoded by the exons ATGGCGGCCTCCACACGCAGGCCGGCCGGGGCTCTCGGGGCTCTAACGGCGGCGGGAGGGAGTCGACTGGCTCCGGACACCTACCGAGCACGACACCGTGGCTTCCTCCGCGCGGTTATGGAGCCATGGCGGGGGATCTATAGCTGCAGAGGCTCCGTTCAAACTGTGTTTGTCAGACCTGGCAGCGCCGTTCAATGCGACCGGAAGAGGACAA GGGTGCTGCTCGTCCCGGTCCGGCCGGTGTCAGCTCATCCTCAGTGTCTGGACTTTGAGCCACCTTTCAGACCATCGTGGCACCTGGAGTTCTGCACCCAGTACGAGCAGTTTGGATGCTGCGACCAGAAAATGGACAACACCATCGCAGAGAGATACTGGGACGTTATTGACCAGCTGGAAGCGGTGGAGCATGAGCTCTGTGCAGACATGTTGAAGGAAATCATGTGCCAG GAGTGCTCTCCGTACGCGGCCCACCTCTACGACGCCGAGGACCCCTACACACCTGTCAGAGAGCTACCTGGCCTTTGCTTCTCCTACTGCTCCGACTTTCACGCCAAATGCCGCCATGTGGTTAAATATCTAACCGAgaaccagctgctgcaggacaccTCTGAGCGAGACGCGTCCACGTTCTGCAGCCTGGTGGACCTGTCCGACCGGGACTACTGCTACCCCAACGTCCTGAAGAGCCCCGACCTCAACGGCAACCTGGGACAGGTGAAGGAGGACCCCAAAGGGTGTCTCCAGGTGTGCCTCACAGAGGTGGCCAACAACCTCAGGAACCCCGTGTTGATGCTCCACAGCGGCGACGGCACACATCGCATGTTCATAGCCGAGCAGGTGGGCTTCGTGTGGGTTTACCTGCGTGACGGCAGCCGGCTGGAGCAGCCCTTCCTGGACTTGAGCGGGGAGGTGATGACGACACCCTGGCTGGGGGACGAGAGGGGCTTCCTGGGAATGGCCTTCCACCCAAAGTACCGGGACAACGGACGCTTCTTCATCTACTACTCCATCCAGGTCAACAGTGAGCTGGAGAAGGTCAGAGTCAGCGAGATGAAGGTGTCTTCCCACGATATGAACATGGCTGATGATTACTCAGAGAG aACCATTCTAGAGATCGTGGAGCCGGCAGCGAACCACAACGGAGGCCAGCTGCTGTTTGGTCTGGATGGATGTTTGTACATCTTCACTGGCGACGGTGGAAAAGCTGGAGATCCTTTTGGGAAGTTTGGCAACGCGCAAAACAA GAGTGCTCTTTTGGGAAAAGTGCTCCGCATCGATGTAGATGGAAGTGATTCCAGTGGGAAGCAGTACAGGATCCCCGCTGATAACCCGTTCCTGGATGACCCAGAGGCCCGTCCGGAGGTCTACGCATACGGGGTCAGAAACATGTGGCGCTGCTCCGTGGACAGAGGAGACCCGGTCAGCCGCTACGGCAGGGGACGGATCTTCTGTGGGGACGTGGGACAAAACCGCTACGAGGAAATTGACATCATCGTGAAGGGAGGGAACTACGgatggagagcaaaagagggcTTCGAGTGCTACGATTTGAAACTGTGCCACAACTCCTCCTTGA ATGACATCCTCCCCATATTTGCATACAGCCATCATGTTGGGAAGTCTGTGACAGGGGGATATGTGTACAGAGGATGTGAGTCACCCAATCTGAACGGGCTGTACATTTTTGGAGACTTCATGAGTGG TCGAATCATGGCGTTGGAGGAAGATAAGTCAACAGGAAACTGGAAGgagaggagtgtgtgtatgGGAGAAACTAAGACCTGCTCATTTCCTGGACTCATCAATCATCACCACAAGTTCATCATCTCGTTTGCTGAAGATGAAGCAG ggGAACTGTATTTTTTGGCCACTGCGTACCCCAGTACCACGTCTCCTTATGGAACAGTTTTCAAATTCATGGACCCCTCCAG GAGAGCTCCTCCAGGAAAATGTAAGCAGAAGCCACTTCCTGTCAAAGTGAGAGGGAAAAAGGTTCCTTTTGTTCCCCGAGAAT TGACTGTGCTGGACACAAATGAAAAACCTACCAGACCACCACCAAGAACATTTAAACTCACCACCAAACCAACGCTGACGAGGAGCCGCGTCACGACTACAACAACCGCCGCCGGCGAGACCACGACCAGCACTGCTGTGAAGCCCAAATGGAAATCACTTGATAAGAAAATGAGGAAGACAAATAAGTTGAAACCGTGGAAGAAGAATAAACTGCTGAAAAAGCAGCCGGCTAAAGcacaaacaaagaagaataCT acacatgcGTCCACATAA
- the wdr32 gene encoding DDB1- and CUL4-associated factor 10, whose translation MSSDADGSQDRPDDLDDDSEDEIAPRVSPSPPGSSARSAGSGERESRCEPPAAPPPPPGGREGSSAELRRGNSLFSWLQSRTIRRGLFVDPARENFRTMTSLYCSMNPAAESVNLSTQTHGAVFNLEYSPDGSVLTVACEQTEVLLFDPISSKHIKTLTEAHEDCVNNIRFLDNRLFATCSDDTTIALWDLRKLNSKVCSLHGHASWVKNIEYDTNTRLLVTSGFDGNVITWDTNRFTEDGCPHKKFFHTRYLMRMRLTPDCSKMLISTSSGYLLILHDLDLTQSLEVGSYRMLRARRTPLTSDGGTSASRSAGTPRQGNDSSKIHPPREGLSPRNSLEVLTPEIPGERDRGNCITSLQLHPKGWAALIRCSSNMDDQEWTCVYEFQDGAPTRPLVSPRCSLRLTHYIEEANVGRGYIKELCFSPDGRLICSPYGYGVRLLAFDENCGELVDCMPVQTSCLREIRSIYSHSDVVLTTKFSPTHCQLASGCLSGRVALYQPKF comes from the exons ATGAGCTCCGACGCGGACGGGTCGCAGGACAGGCCCGACGACCTGGACGACGACTCGGAGGATGAAATCGCCCCGAGGGTGTCTCCATCTCCTCCGGGGAGCAGCGCCAGGTCTGCGGGGTCGGGAGAGCGAGAGTCCCGCTGCGAGCCGCCCGCCGCGCCTCCGCCTCCTCCAGGGGGCCGTGAGGGCTCCAGCGCGGAGCTCCGCCGTGGGAACAGCCTGTTTTCGTGGCTGCAGAGCAGGACTATAAGGCGGGGGTTGTTTGTGGACCCCGCTCGGGAGAACTTCAGGACCATGACCAGTTTGTACTGCTCCATGAACCCGGCTGCAGAGTCTGTGAACCTCAGCACGCAGACACACGGAGCCGTGTTCAACCTGGAGTACTCCCCAGATGG GTCTGTGCTGACTGTGGCCTGCGAGCAGACTGAAGTCCTGCTGTTTGATCCCATCTCGTCCAAACACATCAAAACCCTGACGGAGGCCCACGAGGACTGCGTCAACAACATAAG GTTTTTGGACAATCGCTTGTTTGCCACCTGCTCCGACGACACCACCATTGCATTATGGGATCTCCGTAAGCTGAATTCTAAGGTTTGCTCGCTGCACGGCCACGCCAGCTGGGTGAAGAACATCGAGTACGACACCAACACCCGTCTCCTCGTCACGTCCGGCTTCGACGGCAACGTCATCACGTGGGACACTAACAG GTTTACAGAAGACGGCTGCCCGCACAAAAAGTTCTTCCACACCCGTTACCTGATGAGGATGCGTCTGACGCCCGACTGTTCCAAGATGCTCATCTCCACTTCCTCGGGGTATCTGCTCATCCTCCACGACCTGGACCTCACCCAGTCCCTGGAGGTGGGCAGCTACCGCATGCTGCGAGCGCGACGGACGCCCCTCACCTCAG ATGGAGGCACCTCAGCGTCCAGGTCGGCTGGAACTCCTCGCCAGGGAAATGACTCCAGCAAGATCCACCCTCCTAGAGAAG GTCTTTCTCCTAGAAACAGCCTGGAGGTCTTGACTCCAGAGATCCCCGGAGAGAGAGACCGAGGGAACTGCATCACCTCCCTGCAGCTCCATCCGAAGGGCTGGGCCGCGCTCATCCGCTGCTCCAGCAACATGGACGACCAGGAG tggACGTGTGTGTACGAGTTCCAGGATGGAGCGCCCACCCGCCCGCTGGTCTCCCCCCGCTGCTCCCTCCGCCTCACCCACTACATCGAGGAGGCCAACGTCGGCAGGGGCTACATCAAAGAGTTGTGCTTCAGCCCGGACGGACGGCTCATCTGCTCCCCGTACGGCTACGGCGTCCGCCTGCTGGCCTTCGACGAGAACTGCGGCGAGCTGGTCGACTGCATGCCCGTCCAGACCAGCTGCCTCAGGGAGATCCGCTCCATCTACTCGCACAGCGACGTGGTGCTCACCACCAAGTTCTCCCCGACACACTGCCAGCTGGCCTCGGGCTGCCTCAGCGGACGCGTCGCCCTTTACCAGCCCAAGTTTTAG